TTTTTGGCTGAATTCCATCCGGaatgttccggtttcattccacatgttctgTTCTGGTCTTGAAAAGTCATTGAATCCAATTGAACCaattaattaaaccatccaAGTATTAAAagttctttttcattactattttcaataacaatgatattaataataataataataaaaaattattattacaattttcattaataatgatattaattttttaaaattagatttatcactaatatatatggtttatattcatgttgtttttttcaagtttatacttTATAGGAGTTTGAGCAAAATAAAGGATGCTTTAGATCCCATTAGCTTTGATAAAATTGACctagctttatatttaaaatatttgtgttaaaacattttaatttcataatatttttgatattttgtttaagttgaattactttaagttaaagatctatttaatcttgactatttagaaatattttaaattttaaaattatatttgtttgacattgtgtttgcattatataatttataattaatttatcttgaatttgaattatgtttgttgaatatatatatataatatatatatatatatagagtatAACCTCGAAACGGCACGCTGAAACACTCAAAAActgaaacatttcatttcaattaaaaaaacgaaacacttactaaaatataattaacaaccTTGGTTCAATCTTGTCCAATCCAATCAACACTGTCTAGCATACCAAATACtactttatttatattctttatcCAACTATTctttatcaattaatttaattagagaaataaaaaaaaaaaacaaatatatgcaCACCTCTAAACCCTCTGATGAGCAAGAgtgaaagtaaaagaaaaaaaaatagactccatttgttttcatatttcaaaaatattcttaacaattcttgaaattattttattttttttagtccaatttatttttatttttttatatttttatatttttttaaatatattgatgtcaaaaatatttttttttaaaaaaatacatattattttaatacattttcaaataaaaaaatactttaaaaaataactattaatataCTCGTATGACatccaaaaataaaacacaaaaggCACAGCTTCAACCaggaaatataataataataatagctaaAGGCAACATCGCAACAACTTGATGAATAAAGAGGAAAGTTTTGAGATGGCCTACAGGCAGGCTAGCAGTCTGCTGGCTAGCCGGCTAGAGTTGCGAGATTCTCTATGCTCGTACGCAAAGAGACAGGCGTCGTGAACACACCCAAGATCTATTTAGCTTTTGCCTTACACAACACGGTGAAGGGAAACAAATCCCACCATTTctcttcttattttttcctGCTTTCCAACTTaaataataacatgatttttttctcgtggttgagaaatatttttgtgaataaaattaattttttacatttttaaatactctaatatactgatattaaaaatatattttttaaaaaaatactatttcagCATATTTCGAAATAAAAACACTCGGAAAAAACAATAGATAAGGAGCATATGCGTGGATTTACGAAACGATAATGATGGATGACTTTAGGGGGGACCATTCAGCACAGCAACGTTGACGTTGAGCAAAGGCAAAGCAAAGAACAATTTAGTAAACATTGTGGGGCCCTCGATGACAAGAAAATTATCAATTCTCCCACCCACCCATTTTGACTTCGCCATCTTGATTTCTCATCACATTAGTGTGTCGTTCAGGCTTCAGGCCCTTCTAGAACCATCCCTCTTCTTTCCTAACTCAATCAATctaatcttgatttttattctttttactcCGAAATATATTCTTATaccattttgatatattaatataaaaaattcttatttgatatattttttttaataaaaacatattttaaaaaataaccggtGAAGAGGTTTAGAAAGAACAAGAGAAAAACATAAGAATCTAATAAAGGATTTTGCAGGAGAGTTGTTTGTCATTATAGGAGAGAACAAATCTCTTTGAAGGTCTAAAGATAATGCAAAGCCAAAAAAGGAGAAGTTGCATTCGAAGCTCCCTCTCGCTCTCCCTGGCTAATCTAATAAAGTATAGGCGCGTGCGTCTACGTGTGAAAATGGCCGCCCCAACTGGAAACTGCCTACCTCTTTCTTATGGTCAACCGTCCCAAACACGACATGTTCGTCCACTTATTTAGCTATTGTTTGACTgtgtgcttttcttttctttataataatCCAACTATGATGTAAGAAAAAGTAGCGAGTACGCATCCAGAAGAGGCAGAAACCAGAACCCGAAGCATAAAGcaagcaattgttttttttaaaaaataaaaattcagagAGAATAGAACCCCCCACTACCTCGCTTTCTTTTACATCGATTGAAATCTAATATGCCAAATCCACCATCTTGATCCCTTCCTCTTTCagattttaaataatcatcGGATGGGTTCAAAGCTGTTCAAGAGTGGGGGAAGAGGAGGGCTGCAAGAATCCCATAATTTACAGGCAAATGAACAAATGAACTGACCCACTAATCTCCTTTGAGAAAAAAGCCGAGTTGATCATCTGATTGATTCCCACAGCTATGTTTGTTGGCACTTCCTTCGTTGGCTTCTTGTTGGTAGGGATCATCTAGTTAAGAGGATTCTAAGATGAGATTGGATGTCTCTGCAACTGAGATGGTGTGGTTGTGCTCTCCTTCGTAGGTAACTACTAGCATTGATGGATCATCTAGAGCTCTCTCCACATGCTTACGAGCTGGACATCCTCTTACGCTACTGCACTTGTAGTAACCTCTGTCGAACaaatcaaaaacccaaaaagaaaTATCTATTCTCATCAGCACGACACCTCTGCGAACTGAGTTTTTGTTAAAGCATATTTATATTATCTGGCCTCTGCCCAAGAATCTAAACTACAATATGCGAGTCAATTATATTCTTAATGTAGGCATTGATTCACTCAGGTTTTGAGTGAATTGTAGGAAATCAATGGTTAGAGACAGCTATTATTTGGAGACTCGAGCATAGATAGAACtagaaaaacttaaaacaagcatatgaaaaagaaagaagcatacCTTGGATGTGGAGACCCTTTAATGGGCTTTTGACCGTACTTTCTCCATGAGTAGTCATCAGGTGGAATATCAGACATCTTCAAACTGATTGCTGGAACCCTCACCActcttttcaatctcatctttcTGCTATGTAAAATACATAAATCCAACAACTGAATACAAATCCAGGATAAATAACTCTAAAAATCGAGACAGATGAATCATAATCATGAAAGagagagttatatatatatgtacctTTTCTTGGAGCAATGGCAGCGACCAGGAGAGCCACACTTGCCAGCAGAATCCAGATTTTCAGAGCTACACTTTCTTTTCAAAGAAGATGTAGATAAAGGAGGCTTTCCAGCTGAAGAAACCTGAGAAACGTTTGTAAACTGAAAAGCTGATGAAGATGATGGCTGTTTGCTATCAGTATCACCAGTCAATGAAGACACAAAAGAGTTCCCAGCTGAAGAATAAGAGAAATTTATAGTAGTTGTTGCCGAATCTTTCCTCTCCATCACCCCATTCTTTGGCACAAGAATAGGATAATGATTTTGGTTAAGAACTGGAGGAGGAATCTGCTGGATTGGTGTGGCATAATAAACCTTAGTGTTAGCTTCAGGAACTTGGTAACTTAGTTCTTGTCTTTGGTTAATTGGAGGAGTAGAAACAGGAGCTCTTCTAAACCGAGCATGACCAGTTCTGTTACGACCCAGAAGAGAAATGACTTTCTTGAACTTAGAAACGGCCGCATCGGCAACAGCCTTGCAGTCTATTTCCGTATCCATGGAAGTTCTTGAGGTAGAAGTTGAAGATTGATgaagattttgttgatttttctgtgaCAATAATCTAATTAGCTTGTTAACACTCTCGAGCCCTGAAGCCGCTTCTTGGACTGCGTTTTCTTCCATTTTACTAGTTATTGCAAAACCATCGTTCCTGTAACCCATCACGAGCTCTACAGCCATGATCACTGAAACCACACCATCgaacagagagaaagagaagaaaggcaAAGTTTTGTGAAAAGAAAATGCGAGGTGCTTGGACTGTAGataaaggatgaaaaaattaattaagagggATCTATGCAGTCTGGTCAAAATTATTGACCTCGGCTTTCGAAATTATAGAGGGGACacaaattttctttcttggttttcttctctctctctctctctctctctctctctctctctctcgcaacGGTCCTTTAGAGGGCGGTAAGCAAACGAGCGTGTGTttgcctcattttttttttttttttttagcttttcttcaaaaccaatgaaaaatatgttaggtaaaatttaaaaaattgtttggtaaaaaattgaaaacctaTATAATGAAGCTTAAGTATGCTATAATATAAAATCTCCATATATTATCAATAACTCTTTTCCAATCATAACACCCCcttaaagaaaaactataactttattaaataaatatctttttttcttttttatttcttttaaatcatttaactACAAGGCAAAgacttgtttgtttgtttgttcattaaaaagtatttttttttttttttgggaaatatTTTCCCAACATTTCTATACTTgactttattttagaaaattggTGAacacaatttattaaaatttaagctTTAAAGGAAGGAAAGTGTTTCCATTTACATGAGAACTTTTTacattaaagattaaaaaattaaactagtatAACACTTCATTGttgttatataaatattaatataataataaatacttcaaaataaataatattattagaaactaataaattaatatgagTGTGTCTAGTGGTGTAAAATATCTTAATTAGAATGATGAAGAATTTTTGTATCATTACTAACTTGTTCAAATTGATCTTTTAAAAATCTTGCATCCACAAGCTCAAATGGAAAGTGGATAACTGATCATCCCATTTGAAAGTCTagttagtcttttttttttttttaataaggtattacatttcttatttctttttttatatgtgtttttgtactactgtattttttttacctaacttttttcatgtttcttaTTTCCCAATTATATCTcaaatgttcattttttttttaagaatattatagTCCTATTATTAGAAAGGGTTGTACATCTATATACCATTAGCCACCAccctgaaaaaaatatatcactttttttctaaaatgatgCATTGTCATTGGCAATTTATATattcttgtatttgttttttattataagtgtTATAAATGTATGCTTCGATGCTTAGAACCCACACGTTGCTTGTGGCTTTTCTAagtgagaaagagaaaaaatttctcatttttttccttttctatcatgattgtgtttttgaatttttctttagcCAACATTTAGAGCACTATAATTAGGGGTgtttaaaaaaaccgaaaaactgAGTAAACCGATAaaactgataaaaaattaaccaaaaaaaccgaatcgaataataaaaccgattaaactgattagattatatagaaaaaccccggttcggttcggttttcgaTTTTGCAGTGTAAAAACCGGGTTAACCAGACCAGACCGAaccggttaaaaaaaaaggggtccCTACTccataatataaatagaaaaagttGCTGCACGCCGCGCCCCTCTCTTCTCTCCGTTAACCCTAAACagtaaactttcaatttcaattttcaatctcTCGGTTCTCTCTTCTCAAACTCTCACTCTCACTACTCAGTACTTACTGAGTAAACGACTAAATGCCCCCTCACCCCCTCGTCCCCTCTCGCCCCCTCGcctctcctctccctctccacTCTCCAGTCTCCACTCTCTTTAGACCGACCATCGGCGTTTCCTCAACGGCTCAACCTCTCAAAAGTCAAAACCagtgagttttagttttttttttcccttttctaattaattaattcggttaaggttattgttatttttaatactgtTAAGCTAATTTTTTTGACGTTTCTTCCTCAGTCTTCAGACTCTCCACTGGATCACAATCAACACAGTCGGTGACTCGGTGTTTGAGTGTTTCTTCCTTAGCCTCTCAAAACCATTAAACCAGtgagttataatattttttctcctttctaaTTAATTCATACAGTTAagcttattgttatttttaatcaattttattaggTGATGAATTCTGGTTTAGgtttaaattagaatttagagTCATTTATTCAATGTTGTTTGCTCTTTGCTTGATTAACTTCTGGTTTggaggagaaaattgaaaaaaaaagaaggaaaaaggttTTGTGCTTTCATTGGATTAGCTATTGAGCATTTAGGGGGGGCTAGATTGAGACTTTTTCAAAACTAACAGGTTAGTATTGAAGAAACTTAAACTACAGGATCTGGAGTGAAAAGTTGATAAATATTTGGAGACTCAAATATAGTTTGCGAAAAAAATCCAGATAATTGAATAATGTTTACTTCAACATCAAAAAAATGGATGATAACactttttaatgttaaaaatacttCAGCTAGCCAGGAAAAAGAGAAGTTTACACATGCTCTTCCTCTGGATTCTCTACTTTAATGCCTTGGTGTTTGTGATTTTGGTTCTTGGACAATTCAGTCTTGGTTTCATGACTACTGAATTCTGCAACCATGGAACATCATTCCAATATGGCATTTTGCTGTCTTGTTTATCATGagattatttgatttgaatttgatttgggTAAACTGCTCTTTGAATGGAAGTAAAAGATTTTAACCAAGTAGTTTGATTAAAATCATGTTGCTTTGGTGGTTGATTGTTGCGTGTTGATTCTGTAAactagttttgttttgatgggttttttttattcagttttgtTTTGTCATTCTGGAAGTATTCATTATTCTGTTTGCATTTGATTCTGTAACCAAGTAGTTTGCATTTGGTAATTACAAATGGAAaaccttcaaaatcaaaatgc
This Populus alba chromosome 7, ASM523922v2, whole genome shotgun sequence DNA region includes the following protein-coding sequences:
- the LOC118047785 gene encoding probable WRKY transcription factor 15 isoform X1; protein product: MAVELVMGYRNDGFAITSKMEENAVQEAASGLESVNKLIRLLSQKNQQNLHQSSTSTSRTSMDTEIDCKAVADAAVSKFKKVISLLGRNRTGHARFRRAPVSTPPINQRQELSYQVPEANTKVYYATPIQQIPPPVLNQNHYPILVPKNGVMERKDSATTTINFSYSSAGNSFVSSLTGDTDSKQPSSSSAFQFTNVSQVSSAGKPPLSTSSLKRKCSSENLDSAGKCGSPGRCHCSKKSRKMRLKRVVRVPAISLKMSDIPPDDYSWRKYGQKPIKGSPHPRGYYKCSSVRGCPARKHVERALDDPSMLVVTYEGEHNHTISVAETSNLILESS
- the LOC118047785 gene encoding probable WRKY transcription factor 15 isoform X2; translated protein: MAVELVMGYRNDGFAITSKMEENAVQEAASGLESVNKLIRLLSQKNQQNLHQSSTSTSRTSMDTEIDCKAVADAAVSKFKKVISLLGRNRTGHARFRRAPVSTPPINQRQELSYQVPEANTKVYYATPIQQIPPPVLNQNHYPILVPKNGVMERKDSATTTINFSYSSAGNSFVSSLTGDTDSKQPSSSSAFQFTNVSQVSSAGKPPLSTSSLKRKCSSENLDSAGKCGSPGRCHCSKKRKMRLKRVVRVPAISLKMSDIPPDDYSWRKYGQKPIKGSPHPRGYYKCSSVRGCPARKHVERALDDPSMLVVTYEGEHNHTISVAETSNLILESS